In the genome of Raphanus sativus cultivar WK10039 chromosome 4, ASM80110v3, whole genome shotgun sequence, one region contains:
- the LOC108851259 gene encoding uncharacterized protein LOC108851259: MNATSTDLTDKNDTFLNNITVTKRVLSNASPTRRFSSILIFSFHSFNILQSLSLSLSLSFFFFFYSLGIDRTLRGFAKSEDSKSFRISDLGLGFRFEVKRSLFTTQYIPLFVPNLETIMEPMGSSIRERDERDEICILLDDNIACCVLTSWLSTASNCRGMCFGGV, translated from the exons ATGAATGCTACGTCAACTGATTTGACTGACAAGAATGACACAT TTTTGAATAATATAACCGTTACAAAGCGCGTGTTATCAAACGCATCACCGACACGTAGATTTTCCTCCATCTTAATTTTCAGTTTCCACAGTTTCAACATTCTGCAATCTCtttcgctctctctctctctctctttttttttttttttttattctctcGGGATCGATCGAACCCTTCGAGGATTTGCAAAATCTGAAGATTCGAAGAGCTTTCGGATTA GTGAtcttggtttagggtttcgttttgAAGTGAAGCGATCATTATTCACGACTCAGTACATTCCATTATTTGTG CCTAATTTAGAAACAATCATGGAACCAATGGGATCAAGTATTAGAGAAAGAGATGAACGTGATGAAATATGCATACTACTTG ATGATAATATCGCTTGCTGTGTTCTTACGTCTTGGCTGTCTACTGCTAGTAACTGTCGAG GTATGTGCTTCGGAGGTGTTTAA
- the LOC108851261 gene encoding F-box/LRR-repeat protein At1g06630-like: protein MTSNACEKEEAGSTDLISWLPDEVLGSILSLLSTKQAASTSVLAKRWRHVFRLVNNLDFNDYDHVLPPEEEKGGRKWDLIRESFRKFVDALQCASRIKKLSLKCHFRVENEMAHVNSWICNAVERGVLEMNLDLWTVCVVVLPRALFTSKTLVKLTLGSHIDLGNIPPGVSLPALKSLFIHTIFFSFGDLCNVLLPGCPVLEELSVRHVYCEGIPYCISSRSIKKLTVYYNFETWITEMPGMSFHAPNLVSLDYSDYALEEYPQVNLESLVEARLNIKYYKLIKWPDMSGLINGISNVHTLHLTPASTNVISRCVKHGLSLPVFKNLVGLTFLGDHKRCWKLLPCLIKQSPKLYTLRIHGLDDYTCDGTMHLVKVKALHLLAFGGTARELEHLMSILGGVLVDDGHVLQTHDSRWRCSIQLQDRFRFIRLARHSS, encoded by the exons ATGACTAGTAATGCATGCGAGAAAGAAGAGGCTGGCTCGACAGATTTAATCAGCTGGCTTCCGGACGAGGTTCTAGGCAGCATATTGTCCTTACTTTCGACAAAACAAGCCGCATCAACATCTGTGCTTGCTAAAAGGTGGAGGCATGTGTTTAGATTAGTTAATAATCTTGATTTCAATGATTATGATCATGTGCTGCCACCGGAAGAAGAAAAGGGTGGAAGAAAGTGGGATCTGATCCGGGAGAGCTTCAGGAAATTTGTGGATGCTTTGCAATGCGCTTCTCGTATCAAGAAATTATCTCTAAAATGTCATTTTCGTGTGGAAAACGAGATGGCTCACGTGAATAGCTGGATATGTAATGCCGTAGAGCGTGGTGTCTTGGAGATGAACCTAGATTTATGGACTGTTTGTGTAGTCGTTCTGCCTCGTGCGCTCTTCACGAGCAAGACGCTGGTTAAGCTGACACTGGGATCACATATCGATCTTGGGAACATTCCTCCAGGTGTGTCTCTTCCAGCGCTCAAGAGTCTCTTCATCCACACCATCTTTTTCAGTTTTGGAGATCTGTGTAATGTGCTTCTTCCTGGTTGCCCAGTACTCGAGGAGCTGTCTGTCCGTCACGTGTACTGTGAAGGAATCCCATACTGCATATCCAGTAGGAGCATCAAGAAACTAACAGTTTACTACAACTTTGAGACTTGGATTACAGAGATGCCCGGCATGTCTTTTCACGCACCGAATCTAGTTTCACTCGACTACTCAGATTATGCATTGGAAGAGTACCCACAAGTGAACTTGGAGTCCCTAGTCGAAGCTAGGctgaatattaaatattataaattaatcaaGTGGCCTGATATGTCTGGTCTCATTAATGGGATAAGCAACGTCCACACCCTACATCTCACTCCTGCTTCTACTAAT GTGATTTCTCGATGTGTTAAACACGGACTATCTCTACCGGTGTTCAAGAATCTGGTTGGCTTAACTTTTTTGGGTGACCACAAACGATGCTGGAAACTGCTGCCTTGCCTTATCAAGCAGTCTCCAAAGCTCTATACTCTACGCATCCACGGTCTAGATGATTACACTTGCGATGGTACCATGCATCTCGTCAAAGTGAAGGCGTTGCATCTTCTTGCCTTTGGAGGAACTGCTAGAGAGTTGGAACATTTGATGAGTATTCTTGGGGGCGTTTTGGTTGATGATGGTCATGT
- the LOC108852682 gene encoding F-box/LRR-repeat protein At3g60040-like: protein MDANKLDTFSKDAISCLPQEVLGHILSSVPTKLAASTSVLSKKWRNVFALVHNLEFDDSDLLQPEEWEVKREMFKSFVDRTLALQCASPIKKFSLKHHILEESEMASHVGGWIRNAVERGVLEMSLILKSNCQLSLPCALFTSKTLVKLTLGSQLTLGDIPPGVSLPALKTLFIDSVFFTFEDLCNVFLPGCPVLEEMSVHHEDYEGVPFCISSQSIKKLSVHYNFESEIESMPGMSFEAPNLVSLDYSDYALEEYPQVDLESLVEARLDIKYSKIINRPDLTGLIDGISNVENLHLTPASADVISRCVKHGLVLPVFKNLVSLSFGSGIKRGWKVLPYLIKRSPKLETLIIQGLDGYVGDGTKHLLQVKVLHVLGYGGTAKDLEHLKSFLGGVTECLELVQVEFAEGVTVDDDTMLQTHRDLMTQLVGVNCKAQVTFFK, encoded by the exons ATGGATGCTAACAAGCTAGACACTTTCTCTAAAGATGCAATCAGCTGTCTGCCTCAAGAGGTTCTAGGCCACATCTTGTCCTCAGTTCCGACCAAACTTGCTGCTTCAACATCTGTTCTATCCAAAAAATGGAGGAACGTGTTTGCTCTGGTTCACAATCTCGAGTTTGATGATTCTGATCTGCTGCAACCTGAAGAATGGGAAGTGAAGCGGGAGATGTTCAAGAGTTTTGTGGATAGAACACTCGCTTTGCAATGCGCTTCTCCTATCAAGAAGTTCTCTCTAAAACACCACATTCTCGAGGAAAGCGAGATGGCTTCTCATGTGGGCGGCTGGATACGTAATGCCGTAGAGCGTGGCGTTTTGGAGATGAGCCTAATTTTGAAGTCTAATTGTCAACTCTCTCTGCCTTGCGCGCTCTTCACCAGCAAGACGCTGGTTAAGCTGACACTGGGATCACAACTGACTCTTGGGGATATTCCTCCAGGTGTTTCTCTTCCAGCGCTGAAGACCCTCTTCATCGACTCCGTCTTTTTCACTTTTGAAGATCTGTGTAATGTGTTTCTTCCTGGTTGTCCAGTACTCGAGGAGATGTCTGTACATCATGAGGACTATGAAGGAGTCCCATTCTGCATATCGAGTCAGAGCATCAAGAAGCTATCAGTTCACTACAACTTTGAGTCTGAGATTGAAAGTATGCCCGGTATGTCATTTGAAGCCCCGAATCTCGTCTCGCTTGACTACTCAGATTATGCATTGGAAGAGTACCCGCAAGTTGACTTGGAGTCCCTAGTTGAAGCTAGGCTGgatattaagtattctaaaatAATCAACAGGCCTGATTTAACTGGTCTCATTGATGGGATAAGCAATGTGGAGAACCTGCATCTTACTCCTGCTTCTGCTGAT GTGATTTCTCGATGTGTTAAACATGGACTAGTTCTACCGGTGTTCAAGAATCTGGTTAGCTTATCTTTTGGGAGTGGCATTAAACGAGGTTGGAAAGTGCTGCCATACCTGATCAAGCGGTCTCCAAAGCTTGAAACTCTAATCATCCAG GGTCTGGATGGTTACGTTGGTGACGGTACCAAGCATCTACTCCAGGTGAAGGTGTTGCATGTTCTCGGTTATGGAGGAACTGCTAAAGATTTGGAACACTTGAAGAGTTTTCTTGGGGGAGTTACTGAATGTCTCGAACTAGTTCAAGTGGAGTTTGCAGAAGGCGTTACGGTTGATGATGACACCATGTTGCAAACCCATAGGGATCTGATGACGCAGCTTGTTGGAGTCAACTGCAAGGCCCAAGTGACATTTTTCAAGTAG